From the genome of Danio aesculapii chromosome 16, fDanAes4.1, whole genome shotgun sequence, one region includes:
- the LOC130243092 gene encoding uncharacterized protein LOC130243092, translating into MRRCSGTEVMHVMWLYSLLQCVIAVLVVGVSVRLSLAAGSFAAVAGTRRWSTSACLKLCLGLVGSVGSIAETPVFVLLNLRSSQCLYTCIAMVSCPILVRQFTVCILLLLTLNNHLQLRLGNRYAGLVTHRRVLCLVLLCWVISVITAFGQFIVSNSSDTWGAAADDDTAGLGMDEWPEGNDTTPALPPKRPYPQDRSVIGEFLPYGGFLSKFLVEDNENFTYAEIHGSHWGVCATDTTLSPVFLVYVYAVTVFVIPLLVLLAVYLDLMCFMPQQVSACSTFSQKGSSVWSRSLALSISLLIMLCLPLHITHALLLFAPSATRPDWTSLMASVLFQIYSVVPPLLFTSTSQQVGFECALLSAPNLTSRVITSRVKSVRSAFCSMEDFHHSGLTLKSKASPGLSCEEGTYS; encoded by the exons CA GAGGTCATGCATGTTATGTGGCTGTATTCACTGCTTCAGTGTGTAATCGCTGTGCTGGTGGTCGGTGTGAGCGTGAGGTTGAGCTTGGCTGCTGGTTCATTTGCAGCTGTGGCAGGAACTAGAAGATGGAGCACATCTGCATGCCTGAAGCTCTGCCTCGGCTTGGTTGGGTCAGTGGGCAGTATTGCAGAAACTCCAGTGTTTGTGCTGTTGAACCTGAGAAGTTCCCAGTGCCTGTACACCTGCATTGCAATGGTGTCCTGTCCCATACTGGTCAGGCAGTTCACTGTGTGCATTCTGCTTCTACTCACCCTTAATAATCATCTGCAGCTCCGCCTGGGGAATAG ATATGCAGGCTTAGTGACTCACAGGCGGGTTTTGTGCTTGGTGCTGCTCTGCTGGGTCATTTCAGTGATCACCGCCTTCGGCCAGTTCATTGTTTCCAACTCTTCTGATACCTGGGGAGCTGCTGCGGACGACGATACAGCCGGACTCGGGATGGATGAATGGCCTGAAGGAAATGACACCACCCCCGCCCTCCCTCCCAAACGCCCCTACCCCCAGGACCGCTCTGTTATCGGTGAGTTCTTGCCTTATGGAGGTTTTCTGTCCAAGTTCCTGGTGGAGGACAATGAAAACTTCACATACGCCGAGATCCATGGCAGCCACTGGGGCGTCTGTGCCACTGACACCACACTCAGTCCGGTCTTCCTAGTGTATGTTTATGCTGTCACCGTGTTTGTTATTCCTTTGTTGGTTCTACTGGCCGTGTATCTGGACTTGATGTGCTTCATGCCACAGCAGGTTTCTGCGTGCTCCACATTTTCTCAGAAAGGAAGCTCTGTTTGGTCTCGCTCTTTGGCTCTTTCTATATCCCTGCTGATAATGCTTTGCCTGCCCCTGCATATCACCCACGCTTTGTTACTCTTCGCCCCGAGCGCCACTAGACCTGACTGGACCTCTCTGATGGCCTCTGTTCTCTTCCAGATCTATAGCGTAGTGCCCCCACTCCTCTTCACCAGCACCTCTCAGCAGGTAGGCTTCGAGTGCGCCTTGTTATCCGCACCCAACCTGACCTCCAGAGTCATCACCTCTCGAGTCAAATCTGTGCGGAGCGCTTTCTGTTCCATGGAAGATTTCCATCACAGTGGGCTGACACTCAAAAGCAAAGCGTCTCCAGGGTTGTCATGTGAAGAGGGCACTTACAGCTAA